The Nocardia sp. NBC_00508 nucleotide sequence GGTCTGGATATACTGCGCCGCAAGGGATTCCAGATCGTCGCGCTCACCCCGAAGGCAGCGGCGGTGAATCTGGCGACGGCGATGACGGGGGAGCGAGTGGCGTTGTTGCTCGGGGCCGAGGGCCCGGGACTGACCGAGGAGGCCATGCGTGCCACCGATATCCGGGCGCGCATCCCGATGACGCCCGGCACCGACTCGCTCAATGTCGCGACCGCGGCGGCGATGGCCTTCTACGAGCGGGTGAGGACGGCGTGACCGGTCCGTATCGCCCGTACCCGTCCTACCAGGACCCGACACCATGGGGCGCCGGGCTCACCGTGGCGATCATGGTGGCGCTGCTGTCGGCGGTCGCGGTGTACTCCTTCGGCGCCGCGCTGGCCGAGGTGCACCCGCTGCTCGCGGTCGCGGTGAATCTGGTCGCGGCCGGTGGCGCCGCGCCTACCGTGTGGCGGTGGCGCTTCGCCCCCGTGACCCGGTGGGTGGTCGGTGGCGGTGCGGCGGGTGTGCTGCTCGGGTGGGCAACACTGCTGCTCGGCGCAGTTGCTGCCTGATCGGCGAAGCCATGGCGGGCCCTGCGGTATCGACACCGGGTGTGGTTACGTCTAGAGAACCCGGTCGTGGCCGCGCAGCCAGCCGAAAAAGCCCCGCCTGCGCTGGTCATGTGCCTCCCCGTCGGCCGGGGCCTGTCCGACGGGCTCGGGTGCGTGGCCTTTGGGGTAGAGCGTGAATCCGCAGATGGGGACATCACCCGGCACGAGCGCGCCGTCCGCGGCGGGTGCACGGTAGTGGAAGCCGAGCCATTCGTTGTTCGCGGTGTCGGCGAAGTCGGGCGGATCGAACGGCAGCGTCTGCGGGTCGGGTAATTCACCGGCGCGCCACTGGACCGGATGCTCGCCTGCCCAGTACGGCCGCTCCCACACCAGCGGAAGTCCCTCGTCCTCCAGGATGTTCACCCTCGTCGAGCTGAACGACCTGCGCAGTTCCCCGCGCTCCCAGTGCGCGAACGCACCCCAGCCGTGCCCCGCGTCGAAGGACACCAGGTAAGTGTGTTCGGAAGCCAGCGGACGCACCAGCAACTCCGGGATCTCGGTCGGACGGATGCGAGCGGCTTGCGCCGAGCACAGCACCGTCACACCGGGATAGCAACCGATGTACACCTGACCGGCTTCCGGGCCCGCACAACCGGCCAGCGTCCCGACCATGATCGGCCGAACATCGCAGTCGTCGTGCAGTTGCTTCGCAAGTGCCAGTGCGGCTTCCGGGTCCGGGTCGTGGTTCGCTCGCAGTACTGCCAAGGGGTTGGGTGCATCGGCATACCAGAGTGACGAAGCCTTCGAAAGCATGTCCGGCACCTCCCGATAGTTGCACGAATCAACTCCGCGAACTTCGAGCAACGCACAGCGGCGCCGATCGGCTCACTACAGGGATGAGCTGCTCGGCGCCGACGCACGTCGTCGACCACACCGCAAACTTACTCGCCCAGCACTGGCTGTGGCGTGGCTTCGCACCGCGAACACGCGACGCGCCCAGCCGTCATATGCGGACCCGCTCGTGGGTGTAGGTAGCAATTCCATTCGGGCGGGCGATCGAGCATCGGATCGCAACTACTGATCTCGCGAGCACATGGGTCACTCACCGGGAACGCCCAGAACCCGGGCGATACCCAACGCAGGACCTGAACGCGGGCCCCGCGGCACCTACTAGTGCCTCGTCAAGCAACCTTCGGTAGGTAATCAGGGTGCCGGATCTTGGAGTTGACGGCGAAGTCGCGTTTGGGTCGGGCGTGCTGGTTGTACCAGCGGATGTAGGCGCCGATCGCGGCGTCCTGTTCGTCGTGGCTGCGGTGATCGGTGCCGTTCAAGGCGAAGTAGCGTAGAGCCGCGAATTCGGACTCGATCCAGTTCAACCACGATGAATAGGTCGGTAGGAAGACCAGTTCCACGTTGTTGGCCGCAGCCCAGGTGCGGACCTCGGCTCGTTTGTGCGGGGAGAAGTTGTCGGCGATGACGTAGAGCTTCTGTCCGGGCCAGCGCGCCCGCAGCGACTTCAGCAACGACAGGAACTCCTGCCACCGTTTACGATCCCGGATCCGGTAGTGGATCTTGCCGGTCGCCAGATCCAGAGCGCCGAGTAGGTGCCGCACGCCCTGGGTGCGCCGGTAGGTCGCCCGCAACCGTTTCGGGGTTCGTCGCCCGAACCAGCCACGACCAGCGCGGGGTTGCAAGTTCAGCGGCCCGAACTCGTCCACGCAGACCACCCGCCCATCGGTGGGTGGATGGTCATAGAGGTCCAGGACGCGGTTCATCTTCGCGGTGAACTCCGGGTCGGTGCCCGCTTTCCAGGTCTTGACCGCCTGCCACGACACCCCCTCGCCGTGGAGGATCTTGCGCAGAGTTTCGCGGCTGATCTCAGCGATTCCGTTGGTCAGCAACACTTCTCGCAGTTTCGACAGGCTCCACACCGAGAACGGCCAGCCCAGATCACGCGGGCAGCACCGGGCGATACAAGCGATGCGTTCACGCGTCGCCCGATCTACCTTCTTCGGCCTGCCCGCGCTCCATTTTGGGTCCAGAGCTTCGAACCCCCGCTCGTTGAACTCGTGGATCACCTGCCGCACATACGCCTCGCTGACCTGCATCAACCTCGCGATCGCGGGGGCCGGTTGCCGCTGCGCCGAGGCCATC carries:
- a CDS encoding IS630 family transposase encodes the protein MLPVEVVSVARRPEVFVRAVTPEEGRRLQKITKTSKQPVRTRRAIVVMASAQRQPAPAIARLMQVSEAYVRQVIHEFNERGFEALDPKWSAGRPKKVDRATRERIACIARCCPRDLGWPFSVWSLSKLREVLLTNGIAEISRETLRKILHGEGVSWQAVKTWKAGTDPEFTAKMNRVLDLYDHPPTDGRVVCVDEFGPLNLQPRAGRGWFGRRTPKRLRATYRRTQGVRHLLGALDLATGKIHYRIRDRKRWQEFLSLLKSLRARWPGQKLYVIADNFSPHKRAEVRTWAAANNVELVFLPTYSSWLNWIESEFAALRYFALNGTDHRSHDEQDAAIGAYIRWYNQHARPKRDFAVNSKIRHPDYLPKVA
- a CDS encoding DUF2537 domain-containing protein, which gives rise to MVALLSAVAVYSFGAALAEVHPLLAVAVNLVAAGGAAPTVWRWRFAPVTRWVVGGGAAGVLLGWATLLLGAVAA
- a CDS encoding DUF6928 family protein, whose translation is MLSKASSLWYADAPNPLAVLRANHDPDPEAALALAKQLHDDCDVRPIMVGTLAGCAGPEAGQVYIGCYPGVTVLCSAQAARIRPTEIPELLVRPLASEHTYLVSFDAGHGWGAFAHWERGELRRSFSSTRVNILEDEGLPLVWERPYWAGEHPVQWRAGELPDPQTLPFDPPDFADTANNEWLGFHYRAPAADGALVPGDVPICGFTLYPKGHAPEPVGQAPADGEAHDQRRRGFFGWLRGHDRVL